Below is a genomic region from Telmatobacter sp. DSM 110680.
CATCTCCATGTCTTCAAGGTTCTGGTTGGAGATGATGCCGAACTGGGGGGTGTTGCGCTCGCGGACGTCGAGTTCAACAGTGCGGTCGTCGAGTTTGCCTTCGCGGAATTGCTGGCGAAGTTTTTCGCGAGAGCGTTGGTAGCTTTCCGATCCCGGGAGCGAGAGCTGCCCTTCTTGCGCAGGCGGCGTAGCCGGTGGTGGGGGAAGCAGGATGTCGAGAAGACGCTCTTCGGCGTTCATCTCAGCCTTGTCTTCCACTTCTTCGAGACGCTCTTCGCGCACCATATCGATGGCGATCTCTACGAGGTCGCGGATCATGGATTCGACGTCGCGGCCCACGTAGCCGACCTCGGTAAATTTTGAGGCTTCAACCTTCAGGAACGGCGAATTGGTAAGCTTGGCAAGACGGCGCGCAATTTCAGTTTTGCCGACACCGGTGGGCCCAATCATGATGATGTTCTTGGGCATGATGTCGTCGGCTATGTCGGGAGGAAGCTTCTGGCGACGCTGGCGATTGCGGAGCGCGATGGCCACCGCGCGCTTGGCCGGACGCTGACCGACGACGTGCTTGTCGAGCTCGGCGACGATTTCGCGCGGGGTCAATTCGTCGAGCGCGATGTCCTGTTCTTCGGCGGATGCGGGAAGATAAATGGCCATGGATGTGAGGGACCCTAGCCCTTCAACTCCTCAAATGTGATGCGGTCGTTGGTGTAAATGCAGATGTCGGCGGCGATCTTCATGGCTTTCGCGGCAATCTCGTGCGCGTCCATGTCGGTGTTCTCAAGCAGGGCGCGCGCGGCGGCAGTGGCGTAGCTGCCTCCGGAGCCGATCGCGGCGATGGGCTCATCGGGATCGATCACGTCGCCTGAACCGGAGAGCAGGAATGTCTGGCCCTTGTCGGCGACTACGAGAAGGGCTTCGAGGTTACGCAGCATCTTGTCGGTACGCCAGTCTTTGGCGAGTTCGACGGCGGCGCGATTGAGGTTGCCGGCGTACTGCTCCAGCTTGGTTTCAAAGCGCGTGAAGAGATTGAAGGCATCCGCGGTTGACCCAGCGAAGCCAGCGAGGATCTTGTCCTGATAGAGGCGGCGAATCTTTTTGGCCGAGTGCTTGAGGACATGGTCGCTCATGGTGACCTGCCCGTCAGCGGCCATCACCACTAAGCCATTGCGCCGGACGCAGATGACGGTCGTGGAGCGAATGCGGCGCTCGGCGGATGCGGATTTTCTAGTCGTGCTCAATGCCCAATCCTCATAAAAACAAGACTTCCGGCAAGCCGGAAGCCATTTGAATCGCAGTCATCAGTATAGGGCATTGATCTTATCGCCGCCTGTGAACCCACTCCGCGTTGTCCATCAGACTCGAAAGTCAACCAATTGTGTCCGGTGAACCTTGTTGGACTTCTGAAAGGATGAGATTACGGCTCGCGTGGGCACCTACTACAAGCCGA
It encodes:
- the hslV gene encoding ATP-dependent protease subunit HslV, with translation MSTTRKSASAERRIRSTTVICVRRNGLVVMAADGQVTMSDHVLKHSAKKIRRLYQDKILAGFAGSTADAFNLFTRFETKLEQYAGNLNRAAVELAKDWRTDKMLRNLEALLVVADKGQTFLLSGSGDVIDPDEPIAAIGSGGSYATAAARALLENTDMDAHEIAAKAMKIAADICIYTNDRITFEELKG